One window of Equus quagga isolate Etosha38 chromosome 4, UCLA_HA_Equagga_1.0, whole genome shotgun sequence genomic DNA carries:
- the NMI gene encoding N-myc-interactor — protein sequence MAADDDNRKQVLQEDWPDEKFMKDEQNERLIAEIAKENIQLKEEIQKLEAELQVTTKSSQIKEDIPATKVKFTSAETPNDDSQLLNVSCSFQMNLQAHYELEKGQALITFEKEEVAQNVIKMKKHHVQIEDVNVEVMAKPVPLTSGVQFQVCVEVSKVKINVTEIPDELPDNQMRDKLELSFCKSRHGGGEVECVEYDKRSGSAVITFVETGVADEILKKKDYPLYTDHSCHRVTVSPYIEKHLKKFQVFSGISKRTVLLTGMEGLDMMDEETVEDLVSIHFQREKNGGGEVDVVKCSLGQPYIAYFEE from the exons ATGGCGGCTGATGACGATAACAGAAAACAAGTTCTTCAGGAGGATTGGCCGGATGAAAAATTTAtgaaagatgaacaaaatgag AGGTTGATTGCTGaaattgcaaaggaaaatattcagCTAAAGGAGGAGATCCAAAAGCTCGAAGCTGAGTTACAAGTGACCACCAAGAGCTCCCAG ATTAAAGAGGATATTCCTGCCACTAAGGTGAAATTCACATCTGCAGAGACTCCCAATGATGACAGCCAGCTTTTAAATGTCTCCTGTTCCTTTCAAATGAACTTGCAAGCTCATTATGAGCTAGAAAAAGGACAAGCGCTCATCacctttgaaaaagaagaag ttgCCCAAAATGTgatcaaaatgaagaaacatcaTGTGCAGATAGAGGATGTAAATGTCGAGGTTATGGCCAAGCCGGTTCCATTAACATCAGGAGTCCAATTCCAG GTTTGTGTAGAAGTATCTAAAGTGAAGATCAATGTTACTGAAATTCCTGATGAATTGCCTGACAATCAGATGAGAGACAAGCTAGAACTGAGCTTTTGTAAGTCCCGACACGGAGGAGGAGAGGTGGAATGCGTGGAGTACGATAAGCGGTCTGGAAGTGCTGTCATCACGTTTGTGGAAACTGGAG TTGCTGACGagattttgaagaagaaagactATCCTCTTTATACAGATCATAGCTGCCATAGAGTTACTGTTTCTCCGTACAtagaaaaacacttgaaaaagttTCAG gTATTTTCAGGAATATCTAAGAGGACGGTGCTTCTGACTGGAATGGAAGGCCTTGATATgatggatgaagaaactgtggAGGATTTAGTTAGCATTCACTTTCAACGGGAGAAGAATGGAGGTGGTGAAGTCGATGTGGTCAAATGTTCTCTAGGTCAACCTTACATAGCATACTTTGAAGAATAG